One segment of Amycolatopsis alba DSM 44262 DNA contains the following:
- a CDS encoding sensor histidine kinase has product MGLFLRLAGRCLPRRTVRLRLTLLYGGLFLLCGAGVLTATYFLVRHAVQPAGNVRLFRYPLDSAAPAPAGSSLPMLGVEAEQVAAKAEEALAAQRQEVLHQLLVQSGIALAMMVALALALGWWVAGRVLRRLRTITAAARKISATNLHQRLAPSGPDDELKELGDTFDELLGRLEAAFQAQRQFVANASHELRTPLARQRTIGQVALDDPDATMASLRAAHERILVAGAQQERLIEAMLTLTRGHGGIDVRHPFDLGEMVTEVVDVHRPPDLTLRTTIEPCLVSGHRALAERLVVNLVDNAIRHNVPGGWVEVSCGSGVLTVTNSGPVVPATEVDRLFQPFQRLGRARTGQGLGLGLSIVQAIATAHDMPVTATPRQDGGLTMRVEFA; this is encoded by the coding sequence ATGGGCCTGTTCCTCCGGCTCGCCGGCCGCTGCCTGCCGCGCCGAACCGTCCGGCTGCGGCTGACCCTCCTGTACGGCGGGCTGTTCCTGCTCTGCGGCGCGGGCGTCCTGACGGCCACGTACTTCCTGGTGCGTCACGCGGTGCAGCCGGCGGGCAACGTGCGGCTGTTCCGGTATCCCCTGGACTCCGCCGCCCCGGCCCCGGCGGGTAGCTCGCTCCCCATGCTGGGCGTCGAGGCCGAGCAGGTCGCCGCGAAGGCCGAAGAAGCCTTGGCGGCGCAACGGCAGGAGGTGCTGCACCAGCTGCTGGTCCAGTCCGGAATCGCGCTGGCCATGATGGTGGCGCTCGCGCTCGCACTCGGCTGGTGGGTGGCAGGCCGCGTCCTGCGCAGGCTGCGCACGATCACCGCGGCGGCACGGAAGATCTCGGCGACCAACCTGCACCAGCGCCTCGCGCCGTCCGGCCCGGACGACGAGCTGAAGGAGCTGGGGGACACCTTCGACGAACTGCTCGGGAGGCTCGAGGCGGCATTCCAGGCGCAGCGCCAGTTCGTGGCCAACGCGTCGCACGAGCTGCGCACACCGCTCGCCCGCCAGCGCACTATCGGGCAGGTGGCGCTCGACGACCCGGACGCGACGATGGCATCCCTGCGTGCGGCGCACGAGCGGATTCTCGTGGCGGGTGCTCAGCAGGAACGGCTGATCGAAGCCATGCTCACCTTGACCCGCGGCCACGGCGGCATCGACGTCCGGCATCCCTTCGATCTCGGCGAGATGGTCACCGAGGTGGTCGACGTCCACCGTCCGCCAGACCTCACGCTGCGGACCACGATCGAACCGTGTCTCGTGTCCGGGCACCGCGCGCTCGCCGAGCGGCTGGTCGTGAACCTGGTGGACAACGCGATCCGGCACAACGTGCCCGGCGGGTGGGTCGAGGTGTCCTGCGGCTCGGGCGTGCTGACCGTGACCAACTCGGGCCCGGTCGTGCCCGCGACCGAGGTGGACCGTCTTTTCCAGCCCTTCCAGCGGCTGGGGAGAGCACGGACAGGGCAAGGCCTGGGGCTGGGCCTGTCGATCGTGCAGGCGATCGCCACCGCTCATGACATGCCGGTCACGGCGACACCGAGGCAGGATGGCGGCTTGACGATGAGGGTCGAGTTCGCCTGA
- a CDS encoding acyl-CoA thioesterase translates to MNHSPPGFASRTLTKCTLTHLAQSADLNHQGDVSGFVIFRLIDHAAWVATLEQSNGPTATRAVKRMEFLNRVKEGALLHAYARIEQVNNTSIEVCVKVTATYWTGWADSPEDVPEPPTPVASADLVFVAIDSTGTPRPATPVPATRSSSEDLHRQRSTGSGKRPPGRPGKISH, encoded by the coding sequence ATGAACCACAGTCCGCCAGGGTTTGCGTCGAGAACATTGACGAAGTGCACCCTGACTCATCTTGCCCAGTCGGCTGACCTCAACCACCAGGGAGATGTCAGCGGTTTCGTTATTTTCCGGCTGATCGACCACGCGGCATGGGTGGCCACGCTCGAGCAGAGCAACGGCCCGACAGCCACCCGTGCCGTGAAGCGGATGGAGTTCCTGAACCGGGTCAAGGAAGGCGCGCTGCTGCATGCCTATGCCCGGATCGAACAGGTCAACAACACCTCGATCGAAGTCTGCGTGAAGGTTACCGCCACCTACTGGACGGGTTGGGCGGACAGCCCTGAAGACGTCCCAGAGCCCCCGACACCAGTGGCTTCGGCGGATCTGGTGTTCGTGGCCATCGACTCCACCGGAACGCCGCGGCCCGCGACACCGGTGCCTGCGACCCGATCGTCATCCGAGGACCTGCATCGGCAGCGCAGCACCGGTTCCGGGAAACGGCCGCCCGGCCGCCCAGGCAAAATCTCTCACTGA
- a CDS encoding 2-hydroxymuconic semialdehyde dehydrogenase: MTQSGRWIRNFVDGEFAEPDGPGFPAVDPATGTEFARVHEADRQLVHRAVTGARAALHDGWADTPVRERTALLRRAADRIEARFEEFVAAEVADTGKPVTQARELDVARAVANFRTFADVIAAAGQESFVTDLPGGAQALNYAVRKPLGVVAVIVPWNLPLLLLTWKVAPALGCGNAVVVKPSDQTPSTATLLAEVLAEVGLPAGAYNVVHGFGGDSAGQYLTEHPGIDGVTFTGSSATGTQVMRTVAPRVRPVSFELGGKNAAIVFDDADLDETLAGLTRSVFANTGQVCLCTERVYVQRSVFEEVAGGLVERARGLRLGDPSAERTTTGPLISPEHRRKVLDYLALATEAGAETLAGGGIPEIGPEFDGGSWLEPTLWTGLTNKDRPVREEIFGPVAALIPFDTEDEAVALANDTEYGLASSVWTQDLRRGHRVAQAMHVGMSWVNTWFLRDLRSPFGGMGLSGIGREGGASSLHFYTEPTNVCVRL, from the coding sequence ATGACGCAGTCAGGGCGGTGGATCCGCAACTTCGTGGACGGTGAGTTCGCCGAGCCGGACGGGCCGGGGTTCCCGGCGGTCGATCCGGCGACCGGCACGGAGTTCGCCAGGGTGCACGAGGCCGACCGGCAGCTGGTGCACCGCGCGGTCACCGGTGCCCGCGCCGCGTTGCACGATGGCTGGGCGGACACTCCGGTGCGGGAGCGGACCGCGTTGCTGCGCCGGGCGGCCGATCGGATCGAGGCCCGGTTCGAGGAGTTCGTGGCGGCCGAGGTCGCCGACACCGGAAAGCCGGTCACTCAGGCCCGCGAACTGGACGTGGCCCGCGCGGTGGCGAACTTCCGCACGTTCGCCGATGTGATCGCGGCCGCAGGCCAGGAATCGTTCGTCACCGATCTGCCCGGTGGGGCACAGGCGCTGAACTACGCGGTGCGCAAGCCGCTCGGCGTGGTCGCGGTGATCGTGCCGTGGAACCTGCCGCTGCTGTTGCTGACCTGGAAAGTCGCACCCGCGCTCGGCTGCGGCAACGCGGTCGTGGTCAAGCCGAGCGACCAGACCCCGTCCACCGCGACCCTGTTGGCCGAGGTGCTGGCCGAAGTCGGATTGCCCGCGGGCGCCTACAACGTGGTGCACGGGTTCGGGGGCGACTCGGCGGGGCAGTACCTGACCGAGCATCCCGGTATCGACGGGGTGACGTTCACCGGCTCGTCGGCCACGGGAACCCAGGTGATGCGCACGGTCGCGCCACGGGTCCGGCCGGTCTCGTTCGAACTCGGCGGGAAGAACGCCGCCATCGTGTTCGACGACGCGGATCTCGACGAGACGCTCGCCGGGCTGACCCGGTCCGTGTTCGCGAACACCGGGCAGGTGTGCCTGTGCACCGAGCGGGTGTACGTGCAGCGTTCGGTATTCGAAGAGGTGGCGGGCGGTTTGGTGGAGCGGGCGCGCGGGCTGCGGCTCGGCGACCCGTCGGCCGAGCGGACGACCACCGGCCCGCTGATCTCTCCGGAGCACCGGCGCAAAGTGCTGGACTACCTCGCGCTCGCCACGGAGGCCGGCGCCGAAACCCTGGCCGGCGGCGGGATCCCCGAGATCGGCCCGGAATTCGACGGCGGCTCGTGGCTGGAGCCGACTCTGTGGACCGGCTTGACCAACAAGGACCGGCCGGTGCGGGAGGAGATTTTCGGTCCGGTGGCCGCGCTGATCCCGTTCGACACCGAGGACGAGGCGGTCGCGTTGGCCAACGACACCGAGTACGGGCTGGCTTCCTCGGTGTGGACACAAGACCTGCGTCGGGGACACCGCGTCGCACAGGCCATGCACGTCGGCATGTCCTGGGTGAACACCTGGTTCCTGCGCGACCTGCGCTCGCCGTTCGGCGGGATGGGGCTTTCCGGGATCGGCCGGGAGGGCGGCGCCTCTTCGCTGCACTTCTACACCGAGCCGACGAATGTGTGCGTGCGGCTGTGA
- a CDS encoding aminoglycoside phosphotransferase family protein, translated as MSGLSEEVLRWAVGAVGGGVRVAAVTGLREGANPWLLRFEPADQVEAVVLRLGDPADPDHCRRFGTEVAALRVAGDYRLPAAQLIAADLDGAETGTLALLTTVLPGDSKIPPVASARRLRCLGAVAAALQTVPLAPRAALPLRTRSIADVDFAACRREKGTTQLLKAAEERLDRLPVPEGPTVFVHGDLWHGNTLWSGDRCTGLVDWDCAGAGSPGIDLSGARFDAALMFGIPAADQVLQGWQRAAGRRADQVAYWDVVAASCTLADMAFCVPAMHDQGRPDLDADVLGERRDAFLSAALARLDAEER; from the coding sequence ATGTCAGGGCTGTCTGAGGAGGTCCTGCGCTGGGCAGTCGGCGCGGTGGGCGGCGGTGTTCGGGTGGCCGCTGTCACTGGCTTGCGCGAGGGCGCGAATCCGTGGCTGTTGAGGTTCGAACCGGCGGATCAGGTCGAAGCGGTGGTGCTGCGGCTCGGGGACCCGGCCGACCCCGACCATTGCCGGCGTTTCGGCACCGAGGTGGCGGCGTTGCGGGTTGCCGGTGATTACCGGTTGCCCGCCGCCCAACTGATCGCCGCGGATCTCGACGGTGCTGAAACAGGTACTTTGGCGCTGCTGACCACGGTTCTGCCAGGGGACAGCAAGATTCCTCCGGTCGCCTCTGCCAGGCGGCTGCGCTGCCTGGGAGCTGTGGCGGCCGCACTGCAGACGGTCCCGTTGGCGCCTCGGGCCGCCCTGCCGTTACGGACCCGGTCGATAGCGGATGTGGACTTCGCGGCCTGCCGTCGCGAGAAGGGCACCACTCAGCTGCTGAAGGCCGCCGAGGAACGCCTCGACCGACTTCCGGTGCCCGAAGGCCCGACGGTTTTCGTTCACGGAGATCTGTGGCACGGGAACACGCTGTGGTCCGGCGATCGCTGCACAGGCCTTGTCGATTGGGACTGTGCGGGTGCCGGGTCACCGGGAATCGACCTGAGCGGGGCACGATTCGACGCAGCCTTGATGTTCGGGATCCCTGCCGCCGACCAAGTGCTGCAGGGTTGGCAGCGGGCCGCCGGGCGACGGGCGGATCAGGTCGCCTACTGGGATGTCGTGGCGGCGTCCTGCACTTTGGCCGACATGGCGTTCTGCGTCCCGGCCATGCATGACCAGGGGCGACCAGACCTCGATGCCGACGTTCTTGGGGAGCGCCGGGACGCGTTCCTCAGCGCCGCGCTGGCCCGGCTCGACGCCGAGGAGCGATAG
- a CDS encoding 3-hydroxyanthranilate 3,4-dioxygenase, with protein sequence MTGIPEVVNFQAWIAEHEHLLKPPVNNRTMALGSDFIVQVVGGPNQRTDFHVDPYEEWFYQLKGTMHVNIMTDEGQKTIRISEGDTWLLPGDIPHSPQRPEADSIGLVIERVREEGTLEKFQWYCPECASLVHEVELQVRDIVEDLPPVFTAFYGDEQARTCGGCGALHPGKG encoded by the coding sequence ATGACCGGCATTCCCGAGGTCGTCAATTTCCAGGCCTGGATCGCCGAGCACGAGCATCTGCTCAAGCCGCCGGTGAACAACCGGACCATGGCGCTCGGCAGCGATTTCATCGTGCAGGTCGTGGGTGGGCCGAACCAGCGCACCGATTTCCACGTCGACCCCTATGAGGAATGGTTCTACCAGCTCAAGGGCACCATGCACGTGAACATCATGACCGACGAGGGCCAGAAGACCATCCGTATCTCCGAAGGCGACACGTGGCTGCTGCCGGGCGACATCCCGCACTCGCCACAGCGCCCGGAGGCCGACTCGATCGGCCTGGTCATCGAACGCGTCCGCGAGGAGGGCACGCTGGAGAAGTTCCAGTGGTACTGCCCCGAATGTGCTTCGTTGGTGCACGAGGTGGAACTCCAGGTGCGCGACATCGTCGAGGATCTGCCGCCGGTGTTCACCGCCTTCTACGGCGACGAGCAGGCTCGCACCTGCGGCGGCTGCGGCGCACTCCACCCCGGAAAGGGCTGA
- a CDS encoding MarR family winged helix-turn-helix transcriptional regulator, with protein MADVDPLTESWTPIQIEVMQRLRDWAAGFGDLNRHLAVWMRLPASDAHALGQITWAAEAGTPLSPVELSRRIAMTTGATTILLNRLEDAGHVQRSRESSDRRRVTLRPTPAAREHARRFLTFAGAEIAATLRAADPEELRVVTTFLSKITEAAESANRRLEL; from the coding sequence ATGGCCGATGTCGACCCGCTGACCGAGAGCTGGACGCCGATCCAGATCGAAGTGATGCAGCGGCTTCGAGACTGGGCGGCCGGCTTCGGTGACCTGAATCGCCATCTCGCCGTCTGGATGCGGCTGCCCGCTTCGGACGCCCATGCGCTGGGGCAGATCACCTGGGCCGCCGAAGCGGGGACACCGCTCTCGCCGGTGGAGCTGTCCCGGCGGATCGCCATGACCACCGGGGCCACCACGATTCTGCTGAACCGGCTCGAGGACGCCGGTCATGTCCAGCGCAGCCGCGAGAGCAGCGACCGTCGCCGTGTCACCCTGCGCCCGACCCCCGCCGCGCGCGAACACGCCCGCCGGTTCCTCACCTTCGCCGGCGCCGAGATCGCGGCCACACTCCGCGCCGCCGACCCCGAGGAACTTCGTGTCGTCACCACGTTCCTGTCGAAGATCACCGAGGCGGCGGAGAGTGCCAACCGGCGGTTGGAGCTGTGA
- a CDS encoding tyrosine-protein phosphatase, translating into MRVRKLLVAVTAATAVAGGVTVPAWASSEAPGAVAVNLEGAKNFRDVGGYTTTDGRTVRTGVVFRSDKLSRLTDADLRRLTAANVSLDVDLRNVKERHDEPDRVPAGARYQVADVVSLEHGLRFHDNAAVTLVKAIAAGLLNGSDNLGQSIGYPFMVDFVGADHAFGDLLRAIAANGSGATVFHCSAGKDRTGWGTAILLSLLGVPRAAIEADFMLSNDKLGDPKAVELSWLRAAFDEVDHLYGSMDAYARQGLRLDDATIDALKARLLI; encoded by the coding sequence ATGCGCGTGCGAAAGCTACTCGTGGCCGTCACCGCGGCGACCGCGGTCGCCGGCGGGGTGACCGTGCCGGCGTGGGCGAGCAGCGAGGCCCCAGGTGCCGTCGCGGTGAACCTGGAGGGCGCCAAGAACTTCCGCGATGTCGGCGGGTACACGACGACCGACGGCCGCACGGTGCGTACCGGCGTGGTCTTCCGGTCCGACAAGCTGTCCCGGCTCACCGACGCGGATCTCCGGCGGCTCACCGCCGCGAACGTCTCGCTGGATGTCGATCTGCGCAACGTGAAGGAACGCCACGACGAGCCGGACCGAGTGCCCGCGGGCGCCCGTTACCAGGTGGCCGACGTGGTCTCGCTCGAACACGGGCTGCGGTTCCACGACAACGCCGCCGTCACGCTGGTGAAGGCCATCGCGGCCGGGCTGCTCAACGGATCCGACAACCTGGGCCAGTCGATCGGCTACCCGTTCATGGTCGACTTCGTGGGCGCGGACCACGCGTTCGGCGACCTGCTGCGGGCCATCGCGGCGAACGGTTCCGGCGCCACCGTATTTCATTGTTCGGCGGGCAAGGACCGTACCGGCTGGGGGACGGCGATCCTCCTGAGCCTGCTCGGTGTGCCACGTGCGGCCATCGAGGCCGACTTCATGCTCAGCAATGACAAGCTGGGTGATCCGAAGGCTGTCGAGCTGAGCTGGCTGCGCGCGGCGTTCGACGAGGTCGACCATCTCTACGGGTCCATGGACGCCTACGCCCGCCAAGGACTGCGCCTCGACGATGCGACCATCGACGCGTTGAAGGCCCGTCTGCTGATCTGA
- a CDS encoding RidA family protein encodes MSGLVIPGRAKPRGRFPHVKVAGELIYVSGTSSRRPDNTFAGVEVDELGTTNLDIRAQTRAVIDNLRGILHEVCADLSDITQITTFLVSMNDFGGYNEIYGEYFDETGPARTTVAVHQLPHPHLLIEIQAIAHIPKDTEVPR; translated from the coding sequence ATGAGCGGGCTGGTGATTCCCGGACGGGCGAAACCGAGGGGCCGGTTCCCGCATGTGAAGGTCGCGGGAGAGCTGATCTACGTGTCCGGCACCAGCTCTCGACGCCCGGACAACACGTTCGCCGGCGTCGAGGTGGACGAACTCGGCACCACGAACCTGGACATCCGGGCGCAGACCCGCGCGGTGATCGACAACCTCCGCGGCATCCTGCACGAGGTCTGCGCCGACCTCTCCGACATCACGCAGATCACCACCTTCCTGGTTTCGATGAACGATTTCGGCGGCTACAACGAGATCTACGGCGAATACTTCGACGAAACAGGCCCTGCCCGCACCACGGTCGCGGTCCATCAGCTGCCGCATCCGCATCTGCTGATCGAAATCCAGGCAATCGCTCATATACCGAAAGATACGGAGGTTCCGCGATGA
- a CDS encoding FAD-dependent oxidoreductase, with amino-acid sequence MTTRHAVVSGASIAGLSAAFWLRRTGWEVTVLERATEFRDGGQNVDVRGVGREVLARMGLTDAVRAQNTTETGTVFVGASGEVLVELPSDGPDGATAELEILRGDFACTILQQLPEGVEIGYGDTIVAVEEETDRVTLTTNAGRVLHADLLVVAEGVRSTTRDLLFEGQVDRRALGITMVFGTIPRATDDDSRWRWYTTVGGRQVHLRPDDHGTTRAILACTEAEDPTRLDRAEALSRIRDRFSGVGWEAPRILDGFDGSDDVYFDHLTQIRMPVWHRGRVCLAGDAAWCVTPLGGGGASLALVSGYVLAASLSGTGSGSLTPGLTAYENWMRPLVDDVQQLPRWIKPFAFPRTRLGLTLRRMADKVLVSPVLAPLTARFARIADTDRALPSIAATGTVS; translated from the coding sequence ATGACCACTCGACACGCCGTGGTGTCCGGCGCGAGTATCGCCGGACTCTCGGCCGCTTTCTGGCTGCGGCGCACCGGCTGGGAGGTGACCGTGCTGGAGAGGGCGACGGAGTTTCGCGACGGCGGGCAGAACGTCGACGTCCGCGGCGTCGGCCGCGAGGTACTCGCCAGGATGGGCTTGACCGACGCGGTGAGAGCGCAGAACACCACCGAGACCGGCACCGTTTTCGTGGGTGCCTCCGGTGAGGTCCTCGTGGAGCTGCCCTCTGACGGCCCCGACGGCGCGACCGCCGAACTCGAAATCCTGCGTGGCGATTTTGCCTGCACGATCCTGCAGCAGCTGCCCGAAGGGGTCGAGATCGGTTACGGCGACACCATCGTCGCGGTCGAGGAAGAGACCGACAGGGTCACCCTGACCACGAACGCCGGTCGGGTCCTACACGCCGACCTGCTGGTCGTCGCCGAAGGCGTCCGCTCCACCACCCGCGACCTGCTCTTCGAGGGCCAGGTCGACCGCCGCGCGCTGGGCATCACCATGGTCTTCGGCACCATCCCGCGCGCCACCGACGACGACAGCCGATGGCGCTGGTACACCACGGTCGGCGGCAGGCAGGTGCATTTACGCCCGGATGATCACGGCACCACGCGCGCCATCCTCGCCTGCACCGAGGCCGAAGACCCGACCCGGCTCGACCGGGCAGAGGCACTGTCCAGGATCCGTGACCGCTTCTCCGGCGTGGGCTGGGAAGCGCCCCGGATCCTGGACGGGTTCGACGGCTCCGACGACGTCTACTTCGACCACCTCACCCAGATCCGCATGCCGGTCTGGCACCGCGGGCGGGTATGCCTGGCCGGTGACGCCGCCTGGTGCGTGACCCCGCTGGGTGGCGGCGGTGCCTCGCTCGCGCTCGTCAGCGGTTACGTCCTCGCGGCCAGCTTGTCCGGCACCGGATCCGGCTCCCTCACGCCCGGCCTCACGGCTTACGAGAACTGGATGCGGCCACTCGTCGACGACGTCCAGCAACTCCCCCGCTGGATCAAACCGTTCGCCTTCCCCCGGACCCGGCTCGGCCTGACACTGCGCAGAATGGCCGACAAGGTACTCGTGTCACCGGTACTGGCGCCCTTGACGGCGAGGTTCGCCAGGATCGCCGATACCGACCGTGCGCTGCCGTCCATCGCGGCAACGGGGACGGTGAGCTGA
- a CDS encoding response regulator transcription factor — MRVLVVEDDEEMAYTVATGLRRARMAVDVALDGTGGLERALHTDYDVIVLDRDLPGLHGDEVCAELIAARCRSRILMLTAAATTEDLVDGLGLGADDYLPKPFDFRVLVARVGVLARRAHPAVPPVLRHGDLVVDTARRLATRGDRPLELAPKEFGVLELLLAAEGRAVSAEELLERVWDEATDPFTNAVKITISRLRARLGAPQVIETVPKSGYRI, encoded by the coding sequence GTGCGAGTGCTGGTCGTCGAGGACGACGAGGAAATGGCGTACACGGTGGCCACCGGGCTGCGGCGTGCGCGGATGGCCGTCGACGTGGCGTTGGACGGGACCGGTGGGCTCGAACGCGCGCTGCACACCGACTACGACGTGATCGTGCTGGACCGGGATCTGCCGGGACTACACGGCGACGAGGTGTGCGCGGAGCTGATCGCGGCCCGGTGCCGCAGCCGGATCCTGATGCTGACCGCGGCGGCCACGACCGAAGACCTCGTCGACGGCCTCGGCCTCGGTGCGGACGACTACCTGCCCAAGCCGTTCGACTTCCGGGTGCTCGTGGCTCGGGTCGGGGTGCTGGCGCGACGGGCGCATCCCGCCGTGCCGCCAGTGCTGCGCCACGGTGACCTCGTGGTCGACACGGCCCGGCGCCTGGCCACTCGTGGTGACCGGCCGCTGGAGCTCGCGCCGAAGGAGTTCGGTGTGCTGGAGCTGTTGCTGGCCGCGGAAGGCAGGGCCGTATCGGCGGAGGAACTGCTGGAACGGGTGTGGGACGAGGCGACCGACCCGTTCACCAACGCCGTGAAGATCACGATCAGCAGGCTGCGGGCCCGGCTCGGTGCCCCGCAGGTCATCGAGACCGTGCCCAAGAGCGGCTACCGAATCTGA
- a CDS encoding 2-keto-4-pentenoate hydratase has protein sequence MMAIAEISALAERLDTAQITCADTPSLADDHELDIADAYAVQAALVARRESRGERVLGVKLGLTSKAKMAQMGVSEVIAGRLTDAMRVADGGEVSLAGFIHPKVEPEVAYRLARDVDLTDPAFDVESAVDAMAPAIEIIDSRYRDFRFTHTDVVADNTSAAGFVLGPWRAFGEVANRAVRLSSGDRQVIGSTAAILGDPVRALHALVELCRKRDIPLRAGQVVLAGAATEAVPFAPGVAEADIAGLGRVSVRGLA, from the coding sequence ATGATGGCCATCGCGGAGATCTCGGCGCTCGCCGAGCGGCTGGACACCGCGCAGATCACGTGCGCGGACACCCCGAGCCTCGCCGACGATCACGAGTTGGACATCGCCGACGCGTACGCCGTCCAGGCCGCGTTGGTGGCCCGCCGGGAGAGTCGTGGCGAGCGGGTGCTCGGGGTCAAACTGGGCCTGACCAGCAAGGCGAAGATGGCACAGATGGGCGTGTCCGAAGTGATCGCCGGCAGGCTCACCGACGCGATGCGGGTCGCCGACGGCGGCGAGGTCTCGTTGGCGGGCTTCATTCATCCCAAGGTGGAGCCGGAGGTCGCGTACCGGCTGGCTCGCGACGTCGATCTCACCGACCCCGCGTTCGACGTGGAGTCCGCGGTGGACGCGATGGCCCCGGCGATCGAGATCATCGACTCCCGGTACCGGGATTTCCGGTTCACCCACACCGATGTGGTCGCGGACAACACCTCGGCCGCCGGGTTCGTGCTCGGCCCTTGGCGCGCGTTCGGCGAGGTGGCGAACCGGGCGGTGCGGCTCAGTTCCGGGGATCGCCAGGTGATCGGCTCGACGGCGGCGATCCTCGGCGATCCGGTGCGCGCGCTGCATGCGCTGGTCGAGCTGTGCCGGAAGCGGGACATCCCGTTGCGAGCCGGGCAGGTGGTGCTGGCCGGGGCGGCGACCGAAGCGGTGCCGTTCGCGCCCGGCGTCGCCGAGGCGGATATCGCCGGACTCGGCCGGGTTTCGGTGCGGGGGCTGGCATGA
- a CDS encoding MFS transporter, producing the protein MNAPAPRKIAAATLAGTTLEWYDFFLYGTASALIFNKQFFPSLSPTVGTLAAFSTFAVGFIARPLGGLVFGHFGDRIGRKSTLVVSLMLMGIGSTLIGLIPNYQAIGIWAPILLVAMRIVQGIGLGGEGAGATLMSMEHAPADQRNRYAGFPQMGTPAGLVLANLLFLGSSALMPASAFATWGWRIPFLLSFVLVAIGLMIRLRITESPSFARMTRNDQVVRFPLGAALKVGVGRLALTLLVGVANSAVAYVFMVFTLSYGTQNLHYDRQFLILSVTGSAALWFATIPVWTRIADRHGRRTMFVAGSAALLLWCLAFFPLLNTGNTGLALLALAGMGLVVPITHCVQGAIIADTFPVNVRFSGMSLLLQGGAILGGGLAPMIATAVLNATGATTGITWYLAAICGVSMISAMALFRLTPSRAAESTVDGLRDRDAVPPAVHTRPAGRDDH; encoded by the coding sequence ATGAACGCACCCGCGCCCCGCAAGATCGCCGCCGCCACACTCGCCGGGACCACCCTCGAGTGGTACGACTTCTTCCTCTACGGCACCGCGTCCGCGCTGATCTTCAACAAGCAGTTCTTCCCCTCGCTGAGCCCGACGGTCGGCACCCTCGCCGCGTTCAGCACCTTCGCCGTCGGGTTCATCGCGCGCCCGCTCGGCGGCCTGGTGTTCGGCCACTTCGGCGATCGGATCGGCCGCAAGTCCACGCTCGTGGTGTCGCTGATGCTGATGGGCATCGGCTCCACACTGATCGGGTTGATCCCGAACTACCAGGCGATCGGCATCTGGGCGCCGATCCTGCTGGTCGCGATGCGGATCGTGCAGGGCATCGGGCTCGGCGGAGAAGGGGCGGGCGCGACCCTGATGTCGATGGAACACGCGCCCGCCGATCAACGGAACCGCTACGCCGGGTTCCCGCAGATGGGCACCCCGGCCGGTCTGGTGCTGGCGAACCTGCTGTTCCTCGGCAGCAGCGCGCTGATGCCCGCGAGCGCGTTCGCCACGTGGGGCTGGCGGATCCCGTTCCTGCTGAGCTTCGTACTGGTCGCGATCGGCCTGATGATCCGGCTGCGGATCACCGAATCACCGTCGTTCGCGCGGATGACCCGGAACGACCAGGTGGTCCGGTTCCCGCTCGGCGCGGCACTCAAGGTCGGCGTCGGCAGGCTCGCGCTGACCCTGCTGGTCGGCGTGGCGAACTCGGCGGTCGCCTACGTGTTCATGGTCTTCACCCTGTCCTACGGAACCCAGAACCTCCACTACGACCGGCAGTTCCTGATCCTGTCGGTGACCGGATCGGCGGCGCTGTGGTTCGCCACCATTCCGGTCTGGACCCGGATCGCCGACCGCCACGGCAGGCGCACCATGTTCGTCGCCGGATCAGCCGCGCTCCTGCTGTGGTGCCTCGCGTTCTTCCCGTTGCTGAACACCGGCAACACCGGGCTCGCGTTGCTCGCACTGGCGGGCATGGGCCTGGTCGTCCCGATCACCCACTGCGTACAGGGCGCGATCATCGCGGACACCTTCCCGGTCAACGTCCGGTTCTCCGGCATGTCGCTGCTGCTGCAGGGCGGCGCGATCCTCGGCGGCGGGCTCGCCCCGATGATCGCCACCGCGGTGCTCAACGCCACCGGCGCGACCACCGGCATCACCTGGTATCTGGCCGCGATCTGCGGCGTCAGCATGATCAGCGCGATGGCCCTGTTCCGCCTGACACCTTCCCGTGCTGCGGAATCCACTGTGGACGGACTACGCGACCGTGATGCCGTTCCGCCGGCCGTGCACACCCGTCCGGCCGGGCGCGACGATCATTAG